A region from the Caldicellulosiruptor naganoensis genome encodes:
- a CDS encoding peptidylprolyl isomerase: protein MNKKNLFLVMGILLISIILSLFILKGKIARIIDDHKVVLEVNGEQVTKREYKIRFNTLKENAIQFSSRTDILDQVFNGKTYRELLKDELFTILTEELLCLQEARRRNINLTKQEEEEIKKYIQELKANEEMRGYFNQYLRKIGSDENHFYRDLYKTRIINKLYSSITSKTTVSDSEIVNYYNTNKNQFKKRKIMDIFLKVENEEEDARKREIANKIVSELKKGENFEKLVKKYSEDDSASITKGIIDYFRKGEKEAEYGSVFEEEVFKLAVGQISNVIKTVKGYHIVKVLDEKYMPLDEVKEEIQSKLMKQKKDEVFRLYIENLKKSSKINVYKDRIKDL, encoded by the coding sequence ATGAATAAAAAGAATCTATTTTTGGTAATGGGTATATTGCTTATTTCAATCATCTTGTCGTTGTTTATTTTAAAGGGTAAAATTGCGAGGATAATTGATGATCATAAGGTAGTGTTAGAGGTAAATGGAGAACAAGTTACCAAAAGAGAGTACAAAATAAGGTTTAATACCCTGAAAGAGAATGCAATTCAATTTTCATCACGTACAGACATCTTGGATCAGGTGTTTAACGGAAAAACATATAGAGAGTTATTGAAAGATGAATTGTTCACGATTTTAACAGAAGAATTGTTGTGCCTACAAGAAGCTAGGAGAAGAAATATTAATCTCACAAAGCAAGAAGAAGAAGAAATAAAAAAATATATTCAAGAGCTTAAGGCAAATGAGGAAATGAGAGGTTATTTTAACCAATATCTCCGAAAAATAGGTTCTGATGAAAATCATTTTTATAGAGATCTGTATAAAACTAGAATCATTAATAAGTTATATAGTTCTATTACAAGCAAAACAACTGTTAGTGACTCAGAGATAGTTAATTACTATAATACCAATAAGAATCAGTTTAAAAAGAGAAAAATCATGGACATTTTTCTAAAGGTGGAGAATGAAGAGGAGGATGCTCGAAAAAGAGAAATTGCAAATAAAATAGTGTCTGAATTAAAAAAAGGAGAGAATTTTGAAAAATTGGTCAAAAAGTACTCAGAGGATGATAGTGCAAGTATAACAAAAGGAATAATTGATTACTTTAGAAAAGGCGAAAAAGAAGCAGAGTATGGTAGTGTTTTTGAAGAAGAGGTGTTTAAATTAGCTGTTGGACAAATCAGTAATGTAATAAAGACAGTTAAAGGTTATCATATAGTAAAAGTACTTGATGAAAAATATATGCCTCTTGATGAAGTGAAGGAAGAAATTCAATCAAAGTTGATGAAACAAAAGAAAGACGAAGTTTTTAGGTTATACATTGAAAATTTAAAAAAATCATCTAAAATCAATGTTTATAAGGATAGAATAAAAGATCTTTAA
- a CDS encoding glycoside hydrolase family 48 protein yields MRRGIALFIAIIFLCTVMYSLTFPVKAESIVTTQKYIWKNVKIEGGGGFITGIVFNPKEKNLVYVRTDIGGAYRSTDGGNTWTQLMNWVSFDEWNLLGVESIATDPVDPNRLYIAAGTYTNSWTNMNGVLLRSKDKGNTFERTPLPFKLGGNMPGRNMGERLAIDPNNNSILYLGTREGNGLWKSTDYGVTWKKVENFPNPGTYVEDPNCPYDYLNHITGVVWVVFDPTSGKPGEGSKVIYVGVADKNTSIYYTKDGGQTWEALPGQPTGLLPQRAKLSSDGMLYITYSNTQGPYNGDYGEVWRYNTKTGEWKNISPMPAKDTYFGYGGLAVDAQNPKVVMVAALSSWWPDTYIWRSTDGGETWKCIWEWAGYPNRTLHYTMDISAAPWLNFGITNPIPPETSPKLGWMVATLEIDPFNSDRMLYGTGATLYGCDDLTKWDKGEKITIKVKGIGIEETSVAALVSPPIGPHLFSAIYDIAGFRHDDLEKAPNWTYTQPNMGSTTDIDYAELNPNFMVRVGNVDKTWNPNTNRIGFSYDGGKSWFQGNQEPQGMTEGGTVAAAADASVVVWAPKGAPVSYSTDNGNTWYQCANVPSGAIVYSDRVNPNKFYAFKDGKFYISSDKGKTFVQSPASGLPTSGNFKAVPGREGDIWLVGNNGMWHSVDGGYTFTKIANVEEAASIGFGKPAEGKTYPAIYTYAKISGIRGIFRSDDAGASWVRINDDNNQFGCANADITGDPRVYGRVFVATNGLGIKWGEIADSATIPTSTPISTTTASPTPTPTPTVTSTPTPTPTPTATPTPTVTPTPAPTVTVAPTPTPSSSPVAGGHIKILYANKETNSTTNTIRPWLKVVNSGSSAIDLSRVTIRYWYTVDGERAQSAVSDWAQIGASNVTFKFVKLSSSVSGADYYLEIGFKSGAGQLQPGKDTGEIQIRFNKSDWSNYNQGNDWSWLQSMTSYGENVKVTAYIDGVLVWGQEPSGATPAPTVTVAPTPTPTVTPTPTVTPTPTPTPTPTVTVTPTPTPTPVSTPATSGQIKVLYANKETNSTTNTIRPWLKVVNTGSSSIDLSRVTIRYWYTVDGDKAQSAVSDWAQIGASNVTFKFVKLSNSVEGADYYLEIGFKSGAGQLQPGKDTGEIQIRFNKSDWSNYNQGNDWSWLQSMTSYGENMKVTAYIDGVLVWGQEPGGATPAPTPTPTPTVTATPTPTPTPAPTPTATPTPTPTPTVTPTPTPTQTVAPTPTPSSTPSGLGEYGQRFMWLWNKIHDPANGYFNQDGIPYHSVETLICEAPDYGHLTTSEAFSYYVWLEAVYGKLTGDWSKFKTAWDTLEKYMIPSAEDQPMRTYDPNKPATYAGEWETPDKYPSPLEFNVPVGKDPLHNELVSTYGSTLMYGMHWLMDVDNWYGYGKRGDGVSRASFINTFQRGPEESVWETVPHPSWEDFKWGGPNGFLDLFIKDQNYSKQWRYTNAPDADARAIQATYWAKVWAKEQGKFNEISSYVAKAAKMGDYLRYAMFDKYFKPLGCQDKNAAGGTGYDSAHYLLSWYYAWGGALDGAWSWKIGCSHVHFGYQNPMAAWALANDSDMKPKSPNGASDWAKSLKRQIEFYRWLQSAEGAIAGGATNSWNGRYEKYPAGTATFYGMAYDPNPVYRDPGSNTWFGFQAWSMQRVAEYYYVTGDKEAGALLEKWVSWIKSVVKLNSDGTFAIPSTLDWSGQPDTWNGTYTGNPNLHVKVVDYGTDLGITASLANALLYYSAGTKKYGVFDEEAKNLAKELLDRMWKLYRDDKGLSAPEKRADYKRFFEQEVYIPAGWTGKMPNGDVIKSGVKFIDIRSKYKQDPDWPKLEAAYKSGQVPEFRYHRFWAQCDIAIANATYEILFGNQ; encoded by the coding sequence ATGCGAAGGGGTATAGCGTTATTTATTGCAATTATCTTTTTATGTACAGTGATGTATAGCTTAACTTTTCCAGTGAAGGCAGAGAGTATAGTCACCACTCAAAAATACATTTGGAAAAATGTAAAAATTGAAGGTGGCGGCGGTTTTATTACGGGAATAGTTTTTAATCCTAAAGAAAAAAACTTAGTTTATGTAAGAACAGATATTGGCGGTGCTTACAGAAGTACAGATGGTGGCAATACGTGGACACAGCTTATGAATTGGGTTAGTTTTGATGAGTGGAATTTATTAGGCGTAGAAAGTATAGCAACAGATCCTGTTGATCCAAATCGACTCTACATTGCTGCTGGTACTTACACTAATAGTTGGACAAATATGAATGGGGTCCTTTTACGTTCAAAAGATAAAGGTAATACATTTGAACGTACTCCTTTACCATTCAAATTGGGCGGTAATATGCCTGGTCGAAATATGGGAGAGAGATTAGCTATTGATCCGAATAACAATAGTATCTTATATTTAGGTACACGCGAAGGAAATGGACTATGGAAAAGTACAGATTATGGCGTAACATGGAAAAAAGTAGAGAACTTCCCGAACCCAGGAACATATGTTGAAGACCCGAATTGCCCTTATGATTATTTGAATCATATCACAGGTGTAGTATGGGTTGTATTTGATCCAACGAGCGGTAAACCCGGAGAAGGAAGCAAAGTGATTTATGTAGGGGTAGCCGATAAAAATACAAGCATATACTATACAAAAGATGGTGGGCAAACATGGGAGGCACTGCCAGGACAACCTACAGGTTTACTTCCACAACGTGCAAAGTTAAGTTCAGATGGGATGCTGTATATAACATATAGCAATACTCAGGGCCCTTACAACGGTGACTATGGAGAAGTATGGAGATATAATACTAAAACTGGCGAATGGAAAAACATAAGTCCAATGCCAGCAAAAGATACTTATTTTGGATATGGAGGATTAGCTGTTGACGCTCAAAATCCAAAGGTGGTAATGGTAGCAGCTTTGAGTTCATGGTGGCCCGATACTTATATTTGGCGTAGTACAGATGGTGGTGAAACATGGAAGTGTATATGGGAATGGGCTGGATATCCTAACAGAACGCTTCACTACACTATGGATATTTCTGCAGCTCCATGGTTGAATTTTGGTATTACGAATCCAATTCCTCCCGAGACAAGTCCAAAGCTTGGTTGGATGGTTGCAACCCTTGAGATTGATCCATTTAACTCTGATAGAATGTTATATGGGACAGGTGCTACGTTATATGGGTGTGATGATTTAACCAAATGGGATAAAGGTGAAAAGATAACAATTAAAGTAAAAGGAATTGGGATAGAAGAAACATCAGTTGCAGCATTAGTAAGCCCGCCAATCGGACCACATTTATTTAGTGCAATATACGATATCGCAGGGTTTAGACATGATGATTTGGAGAAAGCACCCAACTGGACATATACTCAACCCAATATGGGTTCGACTACTGATATAGATTACGCTGAATTGAATCCAAACTTTATGGTGCGCGTAGGGAACGTTGACAAAACATGGAATCCAAACACAAACAGAATTGGTTTTTCATATGATGGTGGGAAATCATGGTTCCAAGGTAATCAAGAACCTCAAGGAATGACAGAAGGTGGAACAGTTGCTGCAGCTGCTGATGCTAGTGTAGTTGTGTGGGCACCAAAAGGTGCTCCTGTATCCTATTCCACAGACAATGGTAATACATGGTATCAATGTGCTAATGTACCTTCCGGAGCGATTGTATACTCTGATAGAGTAAATCCAAACAAGTTTTATGCTTTTAAAGATGGGAAATTCTACATTAGTAGTGACAAAGGAAAAACCTTTGTTCAATCACCAGCTTCTGGCTTGCCAACAAGCGGGAACTTTAAGGCTGTTCCTGGTCGTGAAGGTGATATATGGTTAGTCGGCAATAATGGAATGTGGCATTCGGTTGATGGTGGTTATACATTTACAAAAATTGCAAATGTAGAGGAAGCAGCAAGTATTGGGTTTGGTAAACCTGCAGAGGGAAAAACATATCCGGCAATCTACACTTATGCAAAGATAAGTGGAATCAGAGGAATATTTAGATCTGATGATGCAGGTGCAAGTTGGGTAAGAATAAATGATGATAATAATCAATTTGGTTGTGCTAATGCAGACATTACTGGAGACCCAAGAGTATATGGAAGAGTATTCGTTGCTACTAATGGTTTAGGAATAAAATGGGGTGAAATTGCTGATAGTGCTACAATTCCAACATCAACGCCGATATCAACAACAACTGCGTCACCTACTCCAACACCGACTCCCACAGTAACATCCACCCCGACACCTACACCGACGCCAACTGCAACCCCAACCCCAACAGTGACCCCGACGCCGGCACCGACAGTGACGGTGGCACCGACACCAACACCGAGCAGCAGTCCGGTTGCAGGTGGGCATATAAAGATATTGTATGCGAACAAGGAGACCAATAGCACAACTAACACGATAAGGCCTTGGTTGAAGGTAGTAAATAGTGGTAGCAGTGCGATAGATTTGAGCAGGGTAACGATAAGGTACTGGTACACGGTGGATGGTGAGAGGGCACAGAGTGCGGTATCAGACTGGGCACAGATAGGAGCAAGCAATGTAACATTCAAGTTTGTGAAGCTGAGCAGTAGCGTAAGTGGAGCGGACTATTACTTGGAGATAGGATTTAAGAGTGGAGCGGGGCAGTTGCAGCCAGGGAAGGACACAGGGGAGATACAGATAAGGTTTAACAAGAGTGACTGGAGCAATTACAATCAGGGAAATGACTGGTCATGGTTACAGAGCATGACGAGTTATGGAGAGAATGTGAAGGTAACGGCGTATATAGATGGAGTGTTGGTATGGGGTCAGGAGCCGAGTGGAGCGACACCTGCACCGACAGTGACGGTTGCACCGACACCAACACCGACAGTGACACCTACACCAACAGTAACACCAACTCCAACGCCAACACCGACACCGACAGTAACAGTGACACCAACACCGACACCGACACCTGTTAGCACACCTGCGACAAGCGGGCAGATAAAGGTACTGTATGCTAACAAGGAGACAAACAGCACGACAAACACGATAAGGCCATGGTTGAAGGTAGTGAACACGGGAAGCAGTAGCATAGATTTGAGCAGGGTAACGATAAGGTACTGGTACACGGTAGATGGAGACAAGGCACAGAGTGCGGTATCAGATTGGGCACAGATAGGAGCAAGCAATGTGACATTCAAGTTTGTGAAGCTGAGCAACAGTGTAGAAGGAGCGGACTATTACTTGGAGATAGGATTTAAGAGCGGAGCGGGGCAGTTGCAGCCTGGTAAAGACACAGGGGAGATACAGATAAGGTTTAACAAGAGTGACTGGAGCAATTACAATCAGGGGAATGACTGGTCATGGTTGCAGAGCATGACGAGTTATGGAGAGAATATGAAGGTAACGGCGTATATAGATGGAGTGCTGGTATGGGGTCAGGAGCCGGGTGGAGCGACACCTGCACCGACCCCAACACCGACACCGACAGTAACAGCAACCCCAACACCGACACCGACACCAGCACCGACTCCGACAGCGACGCCGACACCAACACCAACACCGACGGTAACACCGACGCCGACCCCGACGCAGACAGTTGCGCCTACACCGACGCCGAGCAGCACACCGAGCGGGCTTGGCGAATATGGGCAGAGGTTTATGTGGTTATGGAACAAGATACATGATCCTGCGAACGGGTATTTTAACCAGGATGGGATACCATATCATTCGGTAGAGACATTGATATGCGAAGCACCTGATTATGGTCATTTGACCACGAGTGAAGCATTTTCGTACTATGTATGGCTTGAGGCAGTGTATGGGAAGTTAACAGGTGATTGGAGCAAATTTAAGACGGCATGGGACACATTAGAGAAGTATATGATACCGTCGGCTGAAGATCAGCCGATGAGGACATATGATCCTAACAAGCCAGCGACGTATGCAGGTGAGTGGGAGACACCGGACAAGTATCCATCGCCGCTTGAGTTTAATGTACCTGTTGGCAAAGACCCATTGCATAATGAGCTTGTGAGCACATATGGTAGCACATTGATGTATGGTATGCACTGGTTGATGGACGTAGACAACTGGTATGGATATGGCAAGAGAGGGGACGGAGTGAGCCGTGCATCATTTATCAACACGTTCCAGAGAGGGCCTGAGGAGTCTGTATGGGAGACTGTACCGCATCCGAGCTGGGAGGACTTCAAGTGGGGCGGACCGAATGGATTTTTAGATCTGTTTATTAAGGATCAGAACTATTCGAAGCAGTGGAGATACACGAATGCACCTGATGCGGATGCGAGAGCTATTCAGGCTACTTACTGGGCGAAGGTATGGGCGAAGGAGCAAGGTAAGTTTAATGAGATAAGCAGCTATGTAGCGAAGGCAGCGAAGATGGGTGACTATTTGAGGTATGCGATGTTTGACAAGTATTTCAAGCCATTAGGATGTCAGGACAAGAATGCGGCTGGAGGAACAGGGTATGACAGTGCACATTATCTGTTATCATGGTATTATGCATGGGGCGGAGCATTGGATGGAGCATGGTCATGGAAGATAGGTTGCAGCCATGTGCACTTTGGATATCAGAATCCGATGGCTGCATGGGCATTAGCGAATGATAGTGATATGAAGCCGAAGTCACCGAACGGAGCGAGTGACTGGGCGAAGAGTTTGAAGAGGCAGATAGAATTTTACAGGTGGTTGCAGTCAGCGGAGGGAGCGATAGCAGGAGGCGCGACAAATTCATGGAATGGCAGGTACGAGAAATATCCGGCAGGTACAGCGACATTTTATGGAATGGCGTATGACCCGAACCCGGTATATCGAGATCCTGGCAGCAACACATGGTTTGGATTCCAGGCATGGTCGATGCAGAGGGTAGCGGAGTATTACTATGTGACAGGAGATAAGGAGGCAGGTGCACTGCTTGAGAAGTGGGTAAGCTGGATAAAGAGTGTAGTGAAGTTGAACAGTGATGGTACATTTGCGATACCATCGACGCTTGATTGGAGTGGGCAGCCAGACACATGGAATGGGACATATACAGGTAATCCGAACTTGCATGTGAAGGTAGTAGATTATGGTACGGATTTAGGAATAACGGCATCACTTGCGAATGCACTACTTTATTACAGTGCAGGGACGAAGAAGTATGGGGTATTTGATGAGGAAGCGAAGAATTTAGCGAAGGAATTGCTGGACAGGATGTGGAAGTTGTACAGGGATGACAAGGGATTGTCAGCGCCAGAGAAGAGAGCGGACTACAAGAGATTTTTTGAGCAAGAGGTATACATTCCGGCAGGATGGACAGGGAAGATGCCGAATGGAGATGTAATAAAGAGTGGAGTTAAGTTTATAGACATAAGGAGCAAGTACAAACAAGATCCTGATTGGCCGAAGTTAGAGGCGGCATACAAGTCAGGGCAGGTACCGGAGTTCAGATATCACAGGTTCTGGGCACAGTGCGACATAGCAATTGCTAATGCAACATATGAAATTCTGTTCGGCAATCAATAA
- a CDS encoding cellulose binding domain-containing protein — translation MRVKTKIGKKWLSILCTVVFLLNILFIANVTNLPKVNAATSNDGVVKIDTSTLIGTNHAHCWYRDKLETALRGIRSWGMNSVRVVLSNGYRWTKIPASEVANIISLSRSLGFRAIVLEVHDTTGYGEDGAACSLAQAVEYWKEIKSVLDGNEDFVIINIGNEPYGNNNYQNWVNDTKNAIKALRDAGFKHMIMVDAPNWGQDWSNTMRDNAQSIMEADPLRNLVFSIHMYGVYNTASKVEEYIKSFVEKGLPLVIGEFGHQHTDGDPDEEAIVRYAKQYKIGLFSWSWCGNSSYVGYLDMVNNWDPNNPTPWGQWYKTNAIGTSSTPTPTPTVTPTPTPTVTVTATPTPTPTPVSTPATSGQIKVLYANKETNSTTNTIRPWLKVVNSGSSAIDLSRVTIRYWYTVDGDKAQSAVSDWAQIGASNVTFKFVKLSSSVNGADYYLEIGFKSGAGQLQPGKDTGEIQIRFNKSDWSNYNQGNDWSWLQSMTSYGENMKVTAYIDGVLVWGQEPSGATPAPTVTVAPTPTPTVTPTPTLTPTPTPTATPTPTSTSTPTPTVTTAPTPTPSSTPATSGQIKVLYANKETNSTTNTIRPWLKVVNSGSSAIDLSRVTIRYWYTVDGDKAQSAVSDWAQIGASNVTFKFVKLSSSVNGADYYLEIGFKSGAGQLQPGKDTGEIQIRFNKSDWSNYNQGNDWSWLQSMTSYGENVKVTAYIDGVLVWGQEPSGATPAPTVTVAPTPTPTVTATPTPTPTPTPAPTPTATPTPTPTPTVTPTPTPTPTTVPTPAPTPVPGVNAIYVAPSGSPDNPGTIDRPTTLEKAITIVQPGQIIYMRGGTYKYSVQITIERNNSGTSNARKCIYAFPNERPILDFSSQPYGSVDSNPRGLQINGNYWHIKGLEVMGAADNGIFVGGSYNIIEQCEIHHNRDSGLQISRYISSATRDEWPSYNLILNCTSHDNMDPDNGEDADGFACKLTAGPGNVFRGCVAYYNVDDGWDLYTKSETGAIGEVLIEDCVAYGHGQTSNGSATSSSDGNGFKLGGSNIKVNHTVRRCIAFNNNKHGFTYNSNPGSITVENCTGYNNGLKVSGRNFYFEEGTHVLKNCLSYKESASSDLVSGTIINCVLWSNRQAIKPNGQLVTDNDFYSLTPTITRNSDGSLNLGDFLKPKPGSGLEGIGAR, via the coding sequence ATAAGAGTAAAAACAAAAATAGGAAAGAAATGGTTGAGCATACTATGTACAGTTGTTTTTTTATTGAACATTTTGTTTATAGCAAATGTAACGAATTTACCCAAAGTTAATGCGGCTACATCTAATGATGGAGTAGTGAAGATAGACACAAGCACGTTAATAGGAACCAATCACGCACATTGCTGGTACAGAGATAAACTGGAGACGGCATTGCGAGGAATAAGGTCATGGGGTATGAACTCTGTGAGGGTAGTGCTAAGTAATGGTTACCGATGGACGAAGATACCAGCAAGTGAAGTAGCAAATATTATATCATTATCAAGAAGTCTTGGGTTCAGAGCTATAGTATTAGAAGTTCACGACACGACAGGATATGGTGAGGACGGGGCAGCATGTTCATTGGCGCAAGCAGTGGAATATTGGAAGGAGATAAAGAGTGTATTAGACGGTAACGAAGATTTTGTAATTATAAACATTGGTAATGAGCCGTATGGGAACAATAACTATCAAAACTGGGTTAATGACACGAAGAATGCTATAAAAGCGCTGAGGGATGCGGGATTCAAGCACATGATAATGGTGGATGCGCCGAACTGGGGTCAGGATTGGTCTAATACTATGAGAGACAATGCTCAGAGCATAATGGAAGCAGATCCGCTGCGCAATTTGGTATTTTCGATTCATATGTACGGTGTATACAATACAGCAAGCAAGGTAGAAGAATATATCAAGTCATTTGTGGAGAAAGGGCTGCCATTAGTTATTGGGGAGTTTGGGCATCAGCATACAGATGGTGATCCTGACGAGGAAGCTATTGTCAGGTATGCAAAACAATACAAGATAGGACTTTTTAGCTGGTCTTGGTGTGGCAATTCAAGCTATGTAGGGTACTTGGACATGGTAAACAATTGGGACCCCAATAATCCAACTCCATGGGGACAATGGTATAAAACCAATGCAATTGGTACATCTTCTACACCAACACCTACGCCGACAGTAACTCCAACCCCGACACCGACAGTAACAGTAACAGCAACCCCGACCCCGACACCGACACCTGTTAGCACACCTGCGACAAGCGGACAGATAAAGGTACTGTATGCTAACAAGGAGACAAACAGCACGACAAACACGATAAGGCCATGGTTGAAGGTAGTAAATAGTGGTAGCAGTGCGATAGATTTGAGCAGGGTAACGATAAGGTACTGGTACACGGTGGATGGAGACAAGGCACAGAGTGCGGTATCAGATTGGGCACAGATAGGAGCAAGCAATGTAACATTCAAGTTTGTGAAGCTGAGCAGTAGCGTAAATGGAGCGGACTATTACTTGGAGATAGGATTTAAGAGTGGAGCGGGGCAGTTGCAGCCTGGTAAAGACACAGGGGAGATACAGATAAGGTTTAACAAGAGTGACTGGAGCAATTACAATCAGGGGAATGACTGGTCATGGTTACAGAGCATGACGAGTTATGGAGAGAATATGAAGGTAACGGCGTATATAGATGGAGTGCTGGTATGGGGTCAGGAGCCGAGTGGAGCGACACCTGCGCCGACAGTGACGGTTGCACCGACCCCGACACCGACAGTAACACCCACCCCAACTCTGACGCCAACCCCAACCCCAACTGCAACACCAACGCCAACATCGACATCGACGCCAACACCAACAGTGACAACAGCACCAACACCGACGCCGAGCAGCACACCTGCGACAAGCGGGCAGATAAAGGTACTGTATGCTAACAAGGAGACAAACAGCACGACAAACACGATAAGGCCATGGTTGAAGGTAGTAAATAGTGGTAGCAGTGCGATAGATTTGAGCAGGGTAACGATAAGGTACTGGTACACGGTGGATGGAGACAAGGCACAGAGTGCGGTATCAGATTGGGCACAGATAGGAGCAAGCAATGTAACATTCAAGTTTGTGAAGCTGAGCAGTAGCGTAAATGGAGCGGACTATTACTTGGAGATAGGATTTAAGAGTGGAGCGGGGCAGTTGCAGCCTGGTAAAGACACAGGGGAGATACAGATAAGGTTTAACAAGAGTGACTGGAGCAATTACAATCAGGGGAATGACTGGTCATGGTTACAGAGCATGACGAGTTATGGAGAGAATGTAAAGGTAACGGCGTATATAGATGGAGTGTTAGTATGGGGTCAGGAGCCGAGTGGAGCGACACCTGCACCGACAGTGACGGTTGCACCGACACCGACACCGACAGTAACAGCAACCCCAACACCAACACCGACACCGACACCAGCACCGACTCCGACAGCGACGCCGACACCAACACCAACACCGACGGTAACACCGACGCCGACCCCGACGCCGACGACAGTTCCAACACCTGCCCCGACACCTGTACCTGGGGTGAATGCTATTTATGTGGCACCAAGTGGAAGCCCAGATAATCCTGGTACCATTGATCGACCTACTACATTAGAAAAAGCAATCACGATAGTACAACCTGGGCAGATAATCTACATGAGAGGTGGGACGTATAAGTATTCTGTGCAGATCACAATTGAAAGAAATAATAGTGGTACAAGCAATGCAAGAAAATGTATTTATGCATTTCCAAATGAAAGGCCAATATTGGACTTTTCATCTCAACCATATGGGAGTGTGGACTCAAATCCAAGAGGATTACAGATTAATGGGAACTATTGGCACATAAAAGGATTAGAAGTCATGGGAGCTGCGGACAACGGAATCTTCGTAGGAGGCAGCTACAATATAATTGAACAATGTGAAATTCATCATAACAGAGATTCAGGTTTGCAGATAAGCAGGTATATAAGTTCTGCAACCAGAGATGAGTGGCCAAGTTATAACTTGATATTGAATTGTACATCACATGACAATATGGATCCAGATAACGGTGAAGATGCAGATGGTTTTGCATGCAAACTAACAGCAGGACCAGGAAATGTGTTCCGAGGTTGTGTAGCGTACTACAATGTTGATGATGGTTGGGATTTATACACAAAAAGTGAGACAGGAGCTATTGGTGAAGTATTAATTGAGGATTGTGTGGCATATGGTCACGGGCAAACATCAAACGGAAGTGCCACATCTAGCAGTGATGGAAATGGCTTTAAGCTAGGAGGCAGTAATATAAAGGTCAATCATACAGTGAGAAGATGTATAGCATTTAATAACAACAAACATGGATTTACTTATAATAGTAATCCGGGTAGCATAACAGTGGAAAATTGTACGGGCTATAATAACGGTTTAAAGGTAAGTGGAAGGAACTTTTATTTTGAAGAAGGTACACACGTGTTGAAGAATTGTTTATCATACAAAGAGAGTGCATCGAGTGATTTGGTAAGTGGAACGATAATTAATTGTGTTTTGTGGAGTAATAGGCAAGCAATAAAGCCAAATGGTCAACTGGTAACCGATAATGACTTTTACAGCTTAACACCAACTATAACAAGGAATAGTGATGGGAGTTTAAACTTAGGAGACTTTTTAAAGCCAAAGCCTGGTAGTGGTTTAGAAGGAATAGGAGCAAGGTAA